A segment of the Leclercia adecarboxylata genome:
AGCGGGTGCTGATTTTATCAAAACCTCTACCGGTAAAGTGCCGGTCAACGCCACCCCGGAAAGCGCACGCATCATGATGGAAGTGATCCGCGATATGGGCGTGGAAAAAACCGTAGGTTTCAAACCGGCGGGCGGCGTGCGTACCGCTGAAGATGCGCAGCAGTTCCTGGCGATTGCCGACGAGCTGTTCGGTGCCGACTGGGCTGACTCCCGTCACTACCGCTTTGGTGCCTCCAGCCTGCTGGCCAGCCTGCTGAAAGCGCTGGGTCACGGCGACGGTAAGAGCGCAAGCAGCTACTAAGATTTGAATTGCCGGGTGGCGCGACGCCCACCCGGCCTACTTTCGGGAGGTTACCGTGTTTCTCGCACAAGAAATTATTCGTAAAAAACGTGATGGTCATGCTTTAAGCGACGAAGAGATCCGTTTCTTTATCAACGGCATTCGCGACAATACCATCTCTGAAGGGCAGATTGCGGCCCTGGCGATGACCATTTTCTTCCACGATATGGCGATGCCGGAGCGCGTGTCGCTGACCATGGCGATGCGGGATTCAGGAACCGTTCTGGACTGGAAGAGCCTTAACCTCAATGGCCCAATCGTGGATAAACACTCCACCGGCGGCGTGGGGGATGTCACCTCGCTGATGCTGGGGCCAATGGTCGCTGCCTGCGGCGGCTATATTCCGATGATCTCCGGGCGCGGCCTTGGCCATACCGGCGGCACGCTCGACAAACTGGAAGCCATTCCGGGCTTCGATATCTTCCCGGATGACAATCGCTTCCGCGAAATTATTAAGGACGTTGGTGTGGCAATTATCGGCCAGACCAGCTCCCTCGCCCCGGCGGATAAGCGTTTTTACGCCACGCGTGACATTACCGCGACCGTCGACTCCATCCCGCTGATCACCGCCTCTATCCTCGCCAAGAAGCTGGCTGAAGGGCTGGATGCGCTGGTAATGGACGTGAAAGTGGGCAGCGGCGCCTTTATGCCGACCTATGAACTCTCTTCCGCACTGGCCGAAGCGATCGTTGGCGTCTCCAACGGTGCAGGCGTGCGCACCACCGCGCTGCTCACCGACATGAACCAGGTTCTGGCCTCCAGCGCCGGTAACGCCGTCGAAGTGCGCGAAGCGGTGCAGTTCCTGACCGGCGAATACCGTAACCCGCGTCTGTTCGACGTGACCATGGCGCTGTGCGTCGAGATGCTGATCTCAGGCAACCTGGCGAAAGATGACGCCGAAGCCCGCGCCAAACTGCAGGCGGTGCTGGGTAACGGCAAAGCGGCCGATATCTTTGGCCGGATGGTCGCCGCGCAGAAAGGCCCAACCGACTTCGTGGAAAACTACGCCAAATACCTGCCGACCGCGATGCTCAGCAAAGCGGTGTACGCGGACACCGAAGGCTTTGTCTCGGCGATGGACACCCGCGCGCTGGGTATGGCGGTCGTTTCGATGGGCGGCGGTCGTCGTCAGGCCTCCGACACCATTGATTACAGCGTTGGCTTCACCGAGATGGCCCGTCTGGGCGACAGCGTTGACGGTCAACGTCCGCTGGCGGTGATCCACGCGAAAGATGAAAACAGCTGGCAGGATGCGGCGAAAGCCGTGAAAGCGGCCATCACCCTGGCAGATAAAGCGCCAGAAAGCACACCGACCGTCTATCGTCGCATTACCGAATAGCGGTATACTGATCTGATCGCTTTTTTATGAAGCACTGAGTACGGAGAACATATGAAACGTGCATTTATTATGGTGCTGGACTCATTCGGCATCGGCGCTACAGAAGACGCAGATCGCTTTGGTGACACGGGTGCAGACACCATGGGTCACATCGCAGAAGCCTGTGCAAAAGGCGAAGCGAACAACGGCCGTCAGGGCCCGCTGAACCTGCCAAACCTGACCCGTCTGGGCCTGGTGAAAGCCCACGAAGGCTCCACCGGCAAGGTTGCCGCGGGTATGGATGGCAACGCGGAAGTGGTGGGCGCATACGCCTGGGCGCACGAGCTCTCTTCCGGGAAAGACACCCCGTCAGGGCACTGGGAAATCGCCGGTGTACCGGTTCTGTTCGACTGGGGCTATTTCTCTGACCACGAAAACAGCTTCCCGCAGGAGCTGCTGGATAAGCTGGTTGAGCGTGGCAACCTGCCAGGCTACCTCGGCAACTGCCACTCTTCCGGTACCGTGATCCTGGATCAGCTCGGCGAAGAGCACATGAAGACCGGCAAACCGATCTTCTACACCTCGGCGGACTCGGTGTTCCAGATTGCCTGCCACGAAGAGACCTTTGGCCTGGATCGCCTGTACGAGTTGTGCGAAATCGCCCGTGAAGAGCTGACCGAAGGCGGCTACAACATTGGTCGCGTCATCGCGCGTCCGTTTGTGGGCGACAAAGCGGGTAACTTCCAGCGTACCGGCAACCGTCACGACCTGGCCGTTGAGCCACCCGCACCGACCGTGCTGCAGAAACTGGTTGATGAGAAAGAGGGGCAGGTGGTTTCCGTGGGTAAAATCGCGGATATCTACGCCAACTGCGGTATCACCAAAAAAGTGAAAGCCACCGGTCTGGATGCGCTGTTCGACGCTACCGTGAAAGAGATGAAGGAAGCGGGCGACAAGACTATCGTCTTCACCAACTTTGTGGACTTCGACTCCTCCTGGGGCCACCGTCGCGACGTTGCAGGCTATGCTGCGGGTCTGGAGCTGTTCGACCGCCGTCTGCCGGAGCTGATGGAGCTGGTGGGGGAAGATGACATTCTGATCCTGACCGCGGACCACGGCTGCGACCCGACCTGGACCGGTACCGACCACACCCGTGAGCACATTCCGGTGCTGGTGTACGGTCCGAAAGTCAAACCAGGCTCGCTGGGCCACCGTGAAACCTTCGCGGACATCGGCCAGACCATCGCGAAATACTTTGGTACGTCCGACATGGAATATGGCAAGGCCATGTTCTGATGTCATTGCCGGGTGGCGGCTGCGCCTTACCCGGCCTACAAAACCGTAGGCCCGGTAAGCGAAGCGCCACCGGGCAAAAAAATTCAAATTAAAAGGAACTGAAGATGGCAACTCCTCACATTAATGCAGAGATGGGTGATTTCGCTGACGTCGTATTGATGCCTGGCGACCCGCTGCGCGCGAAGCACATTGCAGAAACCTTCCTCGAAGACGTGCGTGAAGTGAACAACGTGCGCGGCATGCTGGGCTTCACCGGGACTTACAAAGGCCGCAAAATCTCCGTAATGGGCCACGGTATGGGTATCCCATCCTGCTCCATCTACACCAAAGAGCTGATCACCGATTTCGGCGTGAAGAAAATCATCCGCGTGGGCTCCTGTGGCGCCGTGCGTATGGACGTTAAGCTGCGTGACATCGTTATCGGCATGGGTGCCTGCACCGATTCCAAAGTTAACCGCATGCGTTTCAAAGATCATGACTTCGCGGCGATTGCAGACTTCGGCATGGTGCGTGACGCGGTTGACGCTGCCAAAGCGCTGGGCGTTGAAGCACGCGTGGGTAACATCTTCTCTGCGGACCTGTTCTACGCGCCGGACGGCGGCGAGATGTTCGACGTGATGGAGAAATACGGCATCCTGGGCGTGGAAATGGAAGCGGCAGGCATCTACGGTGTGGCGGCTGAGTTCGGTGCGAAAGCCCTGACCATCTGCACCGTGTCTGACCATATCCGTACTCACGAGCAGACCACTGCCGCTGAGCGTCAGACCACTTTCAACGACATGATCAAAATCGCGCTGGAATCCGTTCTGCTGGGCGATAAAGAGTAAGAGCTGTTGTGCCGGGTGGCGGCTTCGTCTTACCCGGCCTACGGTTTACAGGCCCGCGTCAGCGGGCTTTTTTATTACCGCACCGCCCGCGCAATCCAGGCCGACAGCTCCCGCAACTCCATCTCCTGCTCCGGGAAATCGCCGATCAACGCATCGCACGCCTGCTGCAGCATATCCGCCCGGTACAAACAGCCCTGCAGACGGGCCGCAAGGGCTTCTAACGGGGCCGGGTTCAGGCTGTCGGTAAACACCTGCGTGCGGGTGATGTGACCCTTCTCGACGTCGAAGTGCAGCTCCACGCCGCCCCAGGTGAAACGCTCATCCAGCAGATGCGAGAAGGCGGGGGCCTGGCCGAAGTTCCACTCCCAGCTGCTCTGGCGGGCAAAGGTCTCAGCGAAGTTTGGCAGATCCGGCGTCTTGTCCGGGGAGATCACTTCCGCTTCCACGCGTTCGCCATAGTGGGCGAAAAATGCCTCGCGGATCGCGTCGCAGATCTGGTCGTGGGTCACGCCCGGCAGCAGATCCACCAGATTCGCCACCCGGCCGCGCACGGAAGTGATACCTTTGGCCTGCAGCTTTTTCTGGTCGGGATTGAGGTAGTTTGCCAGGCGGCTGAGATCGGCGTTCAGCAGCAGGGTGCCGTGGTGGAAACCGCGGTCCATGGTTTCGCGATAGGCCGATCCGGAGACCTTCCGGTCACCTTCTGGGGTTTTCACCACCAGGTCATTGCGCCCGGACGCTTCCGCCGTCGCCCCCAGCGCCTGTAGTGCGCTAAGCACGATGTTGGTGGAGATGGTTTTGTCGTACTCCGGCTTCCCCGCCATAAAGGTAAAGCAGGTATTGCCGAGGTCGTGGAACACCGCGCCGCCGCCGCTGCTGCGACGCGCCAGGCGCACGTTGTCCTCTTCCATGCGTCGCGTGTTGCACTCTTTCCACGGGTTTTGCGCCCGGCCAATGACCACCGTATCGGCGTTGCGCCACAGGAACAGCACCCGCTGCGTGGCGGGCATCTGGCGAAAGATGCACTCTTCCACCGCAAGGTTAAACCAGGGATCGTAAGAGTCAGAGATAAGCAGGCGTAACGTCGTCATGGCAAAGTTCCTTTTCTGAATCGTCTGGCTACTTTAACACTATTCCTTCTTGTCACTCTCTTCCTCTTCGGGCACCGACTTGCTGGCGGTAAGCAGGAACGGCGACTGCTGCCAGCGGGTGCGTTTGCCCTGCAATAGCGTGCGGGTCAGCACCACGCCAATCGCCAGCGACAGCAGCAGCATCAGGCGCAGGATGTTGGTGGTGTTATCCACCTGTTTTGCCTCGGTGGCCAGGGTATGGGTGTCGAGGGTCAGACGCAGGTAGCCGAGCGGGCCGTTTTTGCCCTGAATCGGCTCCACCAGCTGCTGATTAAAGTAGCCGCCGGCTTTTTTACCGTCCAGCGCCAGCCTGTCGCGCACCTCGACATGCTCGCCTGCCCGGGCGATCAGCTCGCCTTCATTGTCATAGACGCTGGCATCGAGGATGCGGCTCTCGTCGGTCAGCAACCGCAGCACCTGCGCAATGCGCTTTTCATCCGGCGTTTCGGTACGCATCAACGGGGCGATGTTGAGCGACACCTGGCGCGCCAGGGTATGCGCCAGCTCTTCAAGCTGCGGGTTACGCTGGCGTTGGTGATTCTGGCTGAACCAGGATGCGCCCTGCATCAGCGCCACTAACAGGGCCAGACAGGAGAGGACAATCACGGCACGATGAAGCCGGAATTTCAGTTTTGCACGAGCCATATTCCACCTGCTGAAAATTTTCGGGGTTAATGTTGCCAGAAGTGATGGTTACAAGGTAGCCTCATGCGTTATTTTCCCCCCCTGGATGATTCCCGGCGCGAACGATTTTACAGGAGCTTTAATGCCAAACATTACCTGGTGCGACCTGCCCAACGATGTCTCTTTATGGCCAGGATTGCCGCTCTCATTAAGTGGTGATGAGGTAATGCCACTGGATTACCATGCGGGCCGTAGCGGCTGGCTGCTGTATGGACGCGGCCTGGATAAACAGCAGTTAACCCAGTATCAGAGCAAGCTGGGGGCAGCGATGGTGATCGTCGCCGCCTGGTGCGTGGAAGATTATCAGGTCATTCGTCTGGCCGGTTCCCTGACCCAGCGCGCTACCCGTCTGGCGCACGATGCCGGGCTGGACGTCGCCCCGCTCGGTAAAATCCCGCATCTGAAAACCCCGGGACTGCTGGTGATGGACATGGATTCCACCGCCATTCAGATCGAGTGCATCGACGAGATCGCCAAACTGGCCGGTACCGGGGAGATGGTGGCCGAAGTGACCGAGCGCGCCATGCGCGGCGAGCTGGACTTCACCGCCAGCCTGAAACAGCGCGTCGCAACCCTGAAAGATGCCGACGCCAATATTCTTATGCAGGTGCGCGAAAAGCTGCCCCTGATGCCCGGTCTGGTGCAGCTGGTGCTGAAGCTGGAAACCCTGGGCTGGAAAGTGGCCATCGCCTCCGGCGGGTTTACCTTCTTTGCCGAGTATCTGCGCGACAAGCTGCGTCTGGATGCCGTGGTCGCCAACGAACTGGAGATCAGGGACGGGAAGCTGACCGGGAACGTGATCGGCCAGATTGTCGATGCTCAGTTCAAGGCCAGCACCCTGACGCGTCTGGCGGAAAAATATGATATCCCGGTTGCCCAGACCGTGGCGATTGGCGACGGCGCGAACGATCTGCCGATGATCAAAGTGGCCGGGCTTGGCATTGCTTACCATGCCAAACCGACCGTGAATGAAAAGACGGAAGTCATTATCCGTCATGCTGACCTGATGGGGGTGTTCTGCATTCTCTCCGGCAGCGTGAATCAGAAATAAAGAGGTAAAACGTGGCGAAAGCTCCAAAACGCGCATTTGTCTGTAATGAATGTGGTGCGGATTATCCGCGCTGGCAGGGGCAGTGCAGCGCCTGTCATGCCTGGAACACCATCACCGAAGTGCGCGGAGTTGCCGCTTCACCCACCGTTGCCCGTAACGAGCGTCTAAGCGGTTATGCGGGCAACGCGGGCGTATCGAAAGTGCAGAAGCTCTCCGATATCAGCCTTGAAGCCCTGCCGCGCTTCTCCACCGGGTTTAAGGAGTTCGACCGGGTGCTGGGGGGCGGCGTGGTACCGGGGAGCGCCATTCTGATTGGCGGCAGCCCGGGGGCCGGGAAATCCACCCTGCTGCTGCAAACCCTGTGCAAGCTCGCGTCGCAGATGAAGACCCTGTACGTTACCGGGGAAGAGTCGCTGCAGCAGGTGGCGATGCGCGCGCACCGCCTGGCGCTGCCGACCCAGGACCTGAATATGCTCTCCGAAACCAGCATCGAGCAGATCTGCATGATTGCCGAAGAAGAGCAGCCGAAGCTGATGGTGATCGACTCCATCCAGGTGATGCACATGGCCGACGTGCAGTCCTCGCCGGGCAGCGTCGCCCAGGTGCGTGAGACCGCGGCCTACCTGACGCGCTTCGCCAAAACCCGCGGGGTGGCGATCATCATGGTCGGTCACGTCACCAAAGATGGCGCCCTGGCCGGTCCAAAAGTGCTCGAGCACTGTATCGACTGCTCCGTGATGCTGGACGGCGACGCCGACACCCGTTTCCGTACCCTGCGCAGCCATAAAAACCGCTTCGGCGCGGTGAATGAGCTGGGCGTGTTTGCCATGACCGAGCAGGGGCTGCGTGAAGTCAGCAACCCGTCGGCCATCTTCCTGAGCCGCGGCGATGAAGTCACCTCCGGCAGCTCGGTGATGGTGGTCTGGGAAGGGACGCGCCCGCTGCTGGTGGAGATCCAGGCGCTGGTCGATCATTCGATGATGGGTAACCCGCGTCGCGTGGCGGTGGGCCTGGAACAAAACCGTCTGGCGATTTTGCTGGCGGTGCTGCACCGCCACGGCGGCCTGCAGATGGCGGATCAGGACGTGTTCGTCAACGTGGTCGGTGGGGTTAAAGTGACCGAAACCAGTGCCGACCTGGCGCTGCTGCTGGCGATGGTCTCCAGCCTGCGCGACCGTCCGCTACCGCAGGATCTGGTGGTCTTTGGCGAAGTCGGGCTGGCCGGGGAGATCCGTCCGGTGCCGAGCGGCCAGGAGCGTATCTCCGAGGCGGCAAAACACGGCTTCCGTCGGGCGATTGTGCCCGCCGCTAACGTGCCGAAAAAGCTGCCGGAAGGGATGACGGTTTTCCCCGTTAAAAAACTCTCTGATGCGCTAAGTGTCTTTGACGACTTATAATTACGTATTCGTTGTTGCAGGAGGCACCGTAATTTATGTCGTCATTTGACTATATCAAGACCGCGATCCGCCAGAAGGGCTGCACCTTGCAGCAGGTGGCGGAAGCCAGCGGTATGACCAAGGGCTATTTAAGCCAGCTGCTGAATGCCAAAATCAAAAGCCCCAGCGCGCAGAAGCTGGAAGCGCTGCATCGCTTTCTGGGGCTCGAATTCCCGCGGATGCAGAAGAACATCGGCGTGGTGTTCGGCAAGTTTTATCCGCTGCATACCGGCCATGTCTATCTGATCCAGCGCGCCTGTAGCCAGGTGGACGAACTGCATATCATCATGGGCTACGATGACAAGCGCGACCGCGAACTGTTCGAAGCCAGCGCCATGTCCCAGCAGCCTACCGTTTCTGACCGCCTGCGCTGGCTGCTACAGACCTTTAAGTACCAGAAGAACATCCGCATTCATGCCTTTAACGAAGAGGGGATGGAACCCTATCCCCACGGCTGGGACGTGTGGAGCAACGGCATAAAAGCGTTCATGGAAGAGAAAGGGATCCAGCCTAACTGGATCTACACTTCTGAAGAGTCTGATGCCTCGCAGTATCCCCAGCACCTGGGCACAGAAACGGTGCTGATCGATCCTAAACGCACCTTTATGAACATCAGCGGGGCACAGATCCGAGAGAACCCGTTCCGCTACTGGGAGTATATCCCGACAGAGGTGAAGCCGTTCTTCGTGCGTACCGTGGCGATCCTCGGCGGGGAGTCCAGCGGCAAATCGACGCTGGTCAACAAGCTGGCGAACATCTTCAACACCACCAGCGCCTGGGAGTATGGCCGGGACTATGTCTTCTCGCACCTCGGCGGCGATGAGATGGCGTTGCAGTATTCCGACTACGACAAAATTGCGCTCGGACACGCCCAGTACATTGATTTTGCGGTGAAATACGCTAATAAAGTGGCGTTTGTCGATACCGACTTCGTCACCACCCAGGCGTTCTGTAAAAAATACGAGGGGCGCGAGCACCCCTTTGTGCAGGCGCTGATCGACGAGTACCGCTTTGATCTGGTGATCCTGCTGGAGAACAACACGCCGTGGGTGGCAGATGGGATGCGCAGCCTGGGCAGCTCGGTGGACAGGAAAGAGTTCCAGACCATGCTGGTGGAGATGCTGGAAGCGAACAATATCGACTTTGTGCATGTGGAAGAGGCCGATTATGACGCCCGCTTCCTGCGCTGCGTGGAGCTGGTGAAAGAGATGATGGGGGAGAAGGGGTAACGCTTCTGCCGCTAATTGCCCGGCGGCGCTATGCTTGCCGGGCCTACGGTTTCCCAGGCCGGGTAAGGCGAAGCTGCCACCCGGCAATCAGTGCTTTTATTTCGAGATACGCTTGTACTTGATACGCTTCGGCTCCAGCGCGTCGGCGCCCAGCGTGCGTTTCTTGTACTCTTCGTATTCGGTGAAGTTACCTTCGAAGAACTCCACTTTACCTTCATCCTGATAATCCAGAATGTGGGTCGCAATACGGTCGAGGAACCAACGGTCGTGCGAGATAACCATCGCGCAGCCCGGGAACTCCAGCATGGCGTTTTCCAGCGCGCGCAGGGTTTCGATGTCCAGGTCGTTGGTCGGTTCATCGAGCAGCAGGACGTTACCGCCAACCTGCAGCAGCTTAGCCAGGTGCAGACGACCACGCTCACCGCCGGACAGCTCGCCCACGCGTTTACCCTGATCGACACCTTTGAAGTTGAAGCGGCCCACGTAGGCACGGCTTGGCATCTCGGTGTTGCCGATACGCATGATATCCTGCCCGCCGGAGACTTCTTCCCATACGGTTTTGCTGTTGTCCATCGCGTCACGGAACTGGTCAACGGAGGCCAGCTTCACGGTTTCACCCAGAGTGATGGTGCCGCTGTCAGGCGCTTCCTGACCGGACATCATGCGGAACAGCGTGGATTTACCCGCGCCGTTCGGACCGATGATGCCCACGATTGCGCCTTTCGGTACCGAGAAGCTCAGGTCGTCGATCAGCACGCGATCGCCGTAGGATTTACGCAGGTTGCTGACTTCAACCACTTTGTCACCCAGACGGGCTCCAGGTGGAATGAACAGTTCGTTGGTTTCGTTACGTTTCTGGTATTCGGCGTTGTTCAGCTCTTCAAAGCGTGCCAGACGGGCCTTGCCCTTAGACTGACGGCCTTTCGCGCCCTGACGAACCCACTCCAGCTCTTTCTCAATCGACTTGCGACGAGCGGCTTCCTGAGAAGCTTCTTGCGCCAGACGCTGATCTTTCTGCTCCAGCCAGGAGGAGTAGTTACCTTCCCACGGAATACCTTCTCCGCGGTCCAGCTCCAGGATCCAGCCCGCGACGTTATCGAGGAAGTAACGGTCGTGGGTGATCGCCACAACGGTCCCTTCGAAGTCGTGCAGGAAGCGCTCCAGCCAGGCGACGGATTCCGCATCCAGGTGGTTCGTCGGTTCGTCGAGCAGCAGCATGTCTGGCTTTTCCAGCAGCAGACGGCACAGCGCGACGCGGCGGCGTTCACCACCGGACAGTTTTTCAATTTTGGCATCCCAGTCTGGCAGACGCAGGGCATCGGCCGCGCGCTCCAGCTGCACGTTCAGGTTGTGGCCGTCATGTGCCTGGATGATCTCTTCAAATTTACCCTGCTGGGCCGCGAGCTTATCGAAGTCGGCATCCGGCTCGGCGTACTTCGCGTACACTTCATCCAGTCCTTTCAGCGCGTTAACCACTTCGGCAACGGCTTCTTCAACGGACTCGCGAACGGTGTGCTCAGGATTCAGCTTCGGTTCCTGCGGCAGGTAACCGATTTTGAGGCCTGGCTGTGGACGGGCTTCACCTTCGATGTCTGTATCGATGCCCGCCATGATGCGCAGCAAGGTGGACTTACCGGCACCGTTGAGACCCAGAACACCGATTTTTGCGCCCGGGAAGAAGCTCAGCGAGATATTTTTGAGAATATGACGTTTCGGCGGTACCACTTTGCCGACACGATGCATGGTATAAACGAATTGAGCCACGTTGGACTTCGCCTCTTTTATCGTGATGAGAATAGTGGCGAAGTGTAGCCTTTTTCCCTGCCTAATCCCAGCCATCGACGCCGGGAGTGTTAAAGCGCGCAAGAAAGGTAAAAATGTGTCCATGACGTGGCGCATTAGAGGATGCCTGGTTAGCATAAGTTAATTACGCTTTTGCGCGGCACGATGCTGCATTTAATGACGATTAACAGAGGACGAGCGTGTGGTAAAAGCCAAACAGGTGGCCTGGCGAGTGCTTGCTGCCAGCGTCTGCGTGCTGACCATCAGCAGCGCGGCGCGAGCCGATTCACTGGATGAACAACGTAACCGCTATGCACAGATCAAACAGGCGTGGGATCAGCGACAGATGGAGACGGTGCAGGCCCTGATGCCGACGTTGAAAGACTATCCGCTGTATCCGTATCTGGAATACCGTCAGCTGACCGACGATCTGATGAACCAGCCGACGATCACCGTCAAAAACTTTATTCAGGCCAACCCGACGCTGCCGCCCGCCCGCACCTTGCAGTCGCGATTTGTGAACGAGCTGGCGCGTCGTGAAGACTGGCGTGGCCTGCTGGCCTTTAGTCCGGAGAAGCCGGGCACCACCGAAGCGCAGTGTAACTACTACTATGCGAAGTGGGCGACGGGTCAGCAGGAAGAGGCCTGGAACGGCGCCAAAGAGCTGTGGCTGACCGGGAAAAGCCAGCCCAACGCCTGTGACTCGCTGTTCGGCGCCTGGCGCGCGTCCGGCAAACAGGATCCGCTGGCGTATCTCGAGCGGATCCGCCTGGCGATGAAAGCGGGCAACACCCGCCTGGTGACCACCCTCGCCGGGCAGATGCCGCCGGAGTATCAGACCATTTCCAGCGCCTTAATCCAGCTGGCAAACGATCCGAAGACGGTGATGGATTTTGCCCGCAACACCGGGGCTACCGATTTTACCCGTCAGATGGCGGCGGTGGCCTTTACCAGCGTGGCGCGGGACGACGTGGAAAATGCCCGGCTGATGATCCCGACCCTGGCCCAGGCCCAGCAGCTGAATGAAGATCAGACCCAGGAGCTGCGCGATATCGTGGCGTGGCGACTGATGGGCAGCGATGTCACTGATGAACAGGCCCGCTGGCGCGACGATGCGATTATGCGGTCGCAGTCCACCTCGCTGGTGGAGCGACGGGTGCGTATGGCGCTGGGCAACGGCGATCGCCGCGGCCTGAACACCTGGCTGGGGCGTCTGCCAATGGAAGCTAAAGAGAAAGATGAATGGCGCTACTGGCAGGCCGATCTCTTGCTGGAGCGGGGGCGCGACGACGAGGCGAAATCGATTCTGCATGCTCTGATGCAGCAGCGTGGTTTCTATCCGATGGTGGCGGCTCAGCGCCTTGGCGAAGAGTACAGCCTCAGGATTGATAAAGCGCCGGCCGGCGTCAACGCGGCGCTGGTAAACGGGCCGGAAATGGCGCGGGTGCGCGAGCTGATGTACTGGAATCTGGATAACACCGCCCGCAGTGAATGGGCCAATCTGGTTACCAGCCGCACCGTACAGGAGAAAGCCCAGCTGGCGCGCTATGCCTTCGATAACCGCTGGTGGGATCTGAGCGTGCAGGCGACGATCGCCGGCAAGCTGTGGGATCATCTCGAAGAGCGTTTCCCTCTGGCCTATAAAGATCTCTTCGATCGTTACACCAGCGGGAAAGACATTCCGCAGAGCTATGCGATGGCGATCGCC
Coding sequences within it:
- the deoA gene encoding thymidine phosphorylase codes for the protein MFLAQEIIRKKRDGHALSDEEIRFFINGIRDNTISEGQIAALAMTIFFHDMAMPERVSLTMAMRDSGTVLDWKSLNLNGPIVDKHSTGGVGDVTSLMLGPMVAACGGYIPMISGRGLGHTGGTLDKLEAIPGFDIFPDDNRFREIIKDVGVAIIGQTSSLAPADKRFYATRDITATVDSIPLITASILAKKLAEGLDALVMDVKVGSGAFMPTYELSSALAEAIVGVSNGAGVRTTALLTDMNQVLASSAGNAVEVREAVQFLTGEYRNPRLFDVTMALCVEMLISGNLAKDDAEARAKLQAVLGNGKAADIFGRMVAAQKGPTDFVENYAKYLPTAMLSKAVYADTEGFVSAMDTRALGMAVVSMGGGRRQASDTIDYSVGFTEMARLGDSVDGQRPLAVIHAKDENSWQDAAKAVKAAITLADKAPESTPTVYRRITE
- the deoB gene encoding phosphopentomutase, giving the protein MKRAFIMVLDSFGIGATEDADRFGDTGADTMGHIAEACAKGEANNGRQGPLNLPNLTRLGLVKAHEGSTGKVAAGMDGNAEVVGAYAWAHELSSGKDTPSGHWEIAGVPVLFDWGYFSDHENSFPQELLDKLVERGNLPGYLGNCHSSGTVILDQLGEEHMKTGKPIFYTSADSVFQIACHEETFGLDRLYELCEIAREELTEGGYNIGRVIARPFVGDKAGNFQRTGNRHDLAVEPPAPTVLQKLVDEKEGQVVSVGKIADIYANCGITKKVKATGLDALFDATVKEMKEAGDKTIVFTNFVDFDSSWGHRRDVAGYAAGLELFDRRLPELMELVGEDDILILTADHGCDPTWTGTDHTREHIPVLVYGPKVKPGSLGHRETFADIGQTIAKYFGTSDMEYGKAMF
- the deoD gene encoding purine-nucleoside phosphorylase, with the protein product MATPHINAEMGDFADVVLMPGDPLRAKHIAETFLEDVREVNNVRGMLGFTGTYKGRKISVMGHGMGIPSCSIYTKELITDFGVKKIIRVGSCGAVRMDVKLRDIVIGMGACTDSKVNRMRFKDHDFAAIADFGMVRDAVDAAKALGVEARVGNIFSADLFYAPDGGEMFDVMEKYGILGVEMEAAGIYGVAAEFGAKALTICTVSDHIRTHEQTTAAERQTTFNDMIKIALESVLLGDKE
- the lplA gene encoding lipoate--protein ligase LplA, producing the protein MTTLRLLISDSYDPWFNLAVEECIFRQMPATQRVLFLWRNADTVVIGRAQNPWKECNTRRMEEDNVRLARRSSGGGAVFHDLGNTCFTFMAGKPEYDKTISTNIVLSALQALGATAEASGRNDLVVKTPEGDRKVSGSAYRETMDRGFHHGTLLLNADLSRLANYLNPDQKKLQAKGITSVRGRVANLVDLLPGVTHDQICDAIREAFFAHYGERVEAEVISPDKTPDLPNFAETFARQSSWEWNFGQAPAFSHLLDERFTWGGVELHFDVEKGHITRTQVFTDSLNPAPLEALAARLQGCLYRADMLQQACDALIGDFPEQEMELRELSAWIARAVR
- a CDS encoding YtjB family periplasmic protein, with amino-acid sequence MARAKLKFRLHRAVIVLSCLALLVALMQGASWFSQNHQRQRNPQLEELAHTLARQVSLNIAPLMRTETPDEKRIAQVLRLLTDESRILDASVYDNEGELIARAGEHVEVRDRLALDGKKAGGYFNQQLVEPIQGKNGPLGYLRLTLDTHTLATEAKQVDNTTNILRLMLLLSLAIGVVLTRTLLQGKRTRWQQSPFLLTASKSVPEEEESDKKE
- the serB gene encoding phosphoserine phosphatase — encoded protein: MPNITWCDLPNDVSLWPGLPLSLSGDEVMPLDYHAGRSGWLLYGRGLDKQQLTQYQSKLGAAMVIVAAWCVEDYQVIRLAGSLTQRATRLAHDAGLDVAPLGKIPHLKTPGLLVMDMDSTAIQIECIDEIAKLAGTGEMVAEVTERAMRGELDFTASLKQRVATLKDADANILMQVREKLPLMPGLVQLVLKLETLGWKVAIASGGFTFFAEYLRDKLRLDAVVANELEIRDGKLTGNVIGQIVDAQFKASTLTRLAEKYDIPVAQTVAIGDGANDLPMIKVAGLGIAYHAKPTVNEKTEVIIRHADLMGVFCILSGSVNQK
- the radA gene encoding DNA repair protein RadA gives rise to the protein MAKAPKRAFVCNECGADYPRWQGQCSACHAWNTITEVRGVAASPTVARNERLSGYAGNAGVSKVQKLSDISLEALPRFSTGFKEFDRVLGGGVVPGSAILIGGSPGAGKSTLLLQTLCKLASQMKTLYVTGEESLQQVAMRAHRLALPTQDLNMLSETSIEQICMIAEEEQPKLMVIDSIQVMHMADVQSSPGSVAQVRETAAYLTRFAKTRGVAIIMVGHVTKDGALAGPKVLEHCIDCSVMLDGDADTRFRTLRSHKNRFGAVNELGVFAMTEQGLREVSNPSAIFLSRGDEVTSGSSVMVVWEGTRPLLVEIQALVDHSMMGNPRRVAVGLEQNRLAILLAVLHRHGGLQMADQDVFVNVVGGVKVTETSADLALLLAMVSSLRDRPLPQDLVVFGEVGLAGEIRPVPSGQERISEAAKHGFRRAIVPAANVPKKLPEGMTVFPVKKLSDALSVFDDL